A genome region from Actinomycetes bacterium includes the following:
- a CDS encoding pyridoxal-dependent decarboxylase — protein sequence MTPDPDRQSFHMTPDEFRRHGKELVDWVADYLERVEEFPVLSRSVPGSVRAALPAHPPERPEPFAAMLADVDDVVLPGVTHWQSPSFFAYFPANSSGPSVLGDLLSAGLGVQGMLWATSPAATELETQVLDWLAELLDLPPAFRSDGSGGGVIQDSASSSSLVALVAARERATGGESNRSGVRPGLTAYASSQAHSSVEKAARIAGVGSADLRTVGVDPSTLAMDPAALEQAMAADVAAGRRPFLVVATVGTTGTTAMDPLRAVGEVARRYGAWLHVDAAMSGSAAVCPELRWMHDGLELADSYVVDAHKWLFTNFDCSAFYVADREALVSALTIVPEYLRNTATESGDVIDYRDWMVPLGRRFRALKLWFVLRWYGAEGLRHHVRQHVALAQGLAAWVDAEPLLERLVPTPLNLVTLAHVDGDDASQRLLDAVNASGRAYLTHTRVHDRLAIRVSVGGTWTEARHVEALQDLLREAAG from the coding sequence GTGACCCCTGACCCGGACCGCCAGAGCTTCCACATGACGCCAGACGAGTTCCGGCGGCACGGCAAGGAGCTCGTCGACTGGGTGGCCGACTACCTCGAGCGGGTCGAGGAGTTCCCGGTGCTCTCCCGGTCGGTGCCCGGCTCGGTCCGGGCCGCCCTGCCGGCGCACCCGCCGGAGCGGCCAGAGCCCTTCGCGGCGATGCTGGCCGACGTCGACGACGTGGTGCTTCCCGGGGTCACGCACTGGCAGTCGCCGTCGTTCTTCGCCTACTTCCCGGCCAACTCCTCCGGCCCGTCGGTGCTCGGCGACCTGCTCTCGGCCGGGCTCGGCGTGCAGGGGATGCTCTGGGCGACCTCGCCGGCGGCGACCGAGCTCGAGACGCAGGTCCTGGACTGGCTGGCCGAGCTGCTCGACCTGCCCCCGGCGTTCCGGTCCGACGGCTCGGGCGGCGGCGTCATCCAGGACAGCGCGTCGAGCTCGTCGCTGGTGGCGCTGGTCGCGGCCAGGGAGCGCGCGACCGGTGGTGAGAGCAACCGGTCGGGCGTACGTCCCGGCCTGACGGCGTACGCCTCCTCCCAGGCGCACTCGTCGGTGGAGAAGGCCGCCCGCATCGCGGGCGTCGGGTCGGCCGACCTGCGCACGGTCGGCGTCGACCCCTCGACCCTGGCCATGGACCCGGCAGCACTCGAGCAGGCGATGGCCGCCGACGTCGCGGCCGGCCGGCGGCCGTTCCTCGTCGTGGCGACGGTCGGCACGACCGGCACGACCGCGATGGACCCGTTGCGCGCGGTCGGGGAGGTCGCCCGGCGGTACGGCGCCTGGCTGCACGTCGACGCCGCCATGAGCGGGTCGGCCGCGGTGTGCCCGGAGCTGCGCTGGATGCACGACGGGCTCGAGCTCGCCGACAGCTACGTCGTCGACGCGCACAAGTGGCTGTTCACCAACTTCGACTGCTCGGCCTTCTACGTCGCCGACCGCGAGGCGCTGGTGTCCGCGCTCACGATCGTGCCGGAGTACCTGCGCAACACGGCCACCGAGTCCGGCGACGTCATCGACTACCGCGACTGGATGGTCCCGCTCGGCCGTCGCTTCCGCGCGCTCAAGCTGTGGTTCGTCCTGCGGTGGTACGGCGCCGAGGGGCTGCGCCACCACGTCCGCCAGCACGTCGCCCTGGCCCAGGGCCTGGCCGCGTGGGTCGACGCAGAGCCGTTGCTGGAGCGGCTGGTGCCGACCCCGCTCAACCTGGTGACGCTCGCCCACGTCGACGGTGACGACGCGAGCCAGCGGCTGCTCGACGCCGTCAACGCCTCGGGCCGGGCCTACCTGACGCACACCCGGGTGCACGACCGGCTGGCGATCAGGGTGTCCGTCGGCGGCACCTGGACCGAGGCCAGGCACGTCGAGGCGCTGCAGGACCTGCTGCGCGAGGCAGCCGGCTGA
- a CDS encoding ATP-binding protein gives MQLSDLRALPLFVGTSDEELQQLVDLGDEVGFAPGDEVFHDGEPADFWWMLVEGALDLVRKVGREDTRLGTMDHPGQWAGGFRAWDAHGVYFATARALSAGRLLRVPSTALRRWSTERFPFGEHILEGVFHSARAFESVARQRESLVALGTLAAGLAHEINNPASAATRAADVLRETGAGLLTALSHLAAHGMTAEQYQALDELRLAVPRPTSRPDALATARREDELIDWMGRHGVGRDWAIAPSLAAHGVDVAWLEKMDDLLGDALEPGLEWVAGTLSTASMLDLVKDSTRRITDLVADVKSYSQLDRGSMQQIDVAEGLESTLAMLAHRVPPGVTVVREYGDDVPRIDAAAGELNQVWTNLMANALDAMGDTGTLRVSTRPGGDGVVIEIGDTGSGMSPETRDHAFEPFFTTKDVGKGTGLGLDISRRVVVDRHGGQISILVRPAETVLRVSLPRRHPDS, from the coding sequence GTGCAGCTCTCCGACCTCCGGGCGCTGCCCCTCTTCGTGGGCACGTCCGACGAGGAGCTGCAGCAGCTGGTCGACCTGGGCGACGAGGTCGGCTTCGCCCCCGGTGACGAGGTGTTCCACGACGGCGAGCCGGCCGACTTCTGGTGGATGCTGGTCGAGGGCGCGCTGGACCTGGTGCGCAAGGTGGGTCGGGAGGACACCCGGCTGGGCACCATGGACCACCCCGGCCAGTGGGCCGGCGGCTTCCGGGCGTGGGACGCGCACGGCGTCTACTTCGCCACCGCCCGCGCCCTCTCGGCCGGCCGGCTGCTCCGGGTGCCTTCCACGGCGCTGCGCCGCTGGTCGACCGAGCGGTTCCCCTTCGGCGAGCACATCCTCGAGGGCGTCTTCCACTCGGCCCGTGCCTTCGAGTCCGTGGCCCGGCAGCGCGAGTCGCTGGTCGCCCTGGGCACGCTGGCCGCCGGGCTCGCGCACGAGATCAACAACCCGGCGTCGGCGGCGACCCGGGCGGCCGACGTGCTGCGCGAGACCGGCGCCGGCCTGCTCACCGCGCTGTCCCACCTCGCCGCGCACGGCATGACCGCCGAGCAGTACCAGGCGCTGGACGAGCTGCGGCTGGCCGTGCCGCGCCCGACGTCGCGGCCCGACGCGCTGGCCACCGCCCGCCGCGAGGACGAGCTCATCGACTGGATGGGCCGGCACGGTGTCGGGCGCGACTGGGCGATCGCGCCGTCGCTGGCCGCCCACGGGGTCGACGTGGCATGGCTGGAGAAGATGGACGACCTGCTCGGCGACGCGCTCGAGCCCGGCCTGGAGTGGGTGGCGGGCACGCTGTCCACCGCCTCCATGCTCGACCTGGTCAAGGACTCGACCCGGCGCATCACCGATCTGGTCGCCGACGTGAAGAGCTACTCCCAGTTGGACCGGGGGTCGATGCAGCAGATCGACGTGGCGGAGGGGCTGGAGAGCACGCTCGCGATGCTCGCCCACCGGGTCCCGCCCGGCGTGACCGTCGTCCGCGAATACGGCGACGACGTGCCCCGGATCGACGCGGCCGCCGGCGAGCTCAACCAGGTGTGGACCAACCTGATGGCAAACGCGCTCGACGCGATGGGCGACACGGGGACCCTTCGGGTGTCTACCCGGCCCGGGGGCGACGGCGTCGTCATCGAGATCGGGGACACCGGCTCGGGCATGTCGCCCGAGACCCGCGACCACGCCTTCGAGCCGTTCTTCACGACGAAGGACGTCGGCAAGGGCACCGGGCTCGGGCTGGACATCTCCCGACGGGTGGTCGTGGACCGGCACGGCGGCCAGATCAGCATCCTGGTGCGGCCGGCCGAGACGGTGCTGCGGGTGTCGCTGCCGCGGCGGCATCCCGACAGCTGA
- a CDS encoding FAD-dependent oxidoreductase, translating to MTKPTILTVDDDPTVSQAITRDLRSRYGADYRVVWVTSGAEALELIAELTLKGRPVALIASDQRMPEMTGIQMLAQARTQVPDAKFLLLTAYADTDVAIRAINDIGLDYYLLKPWDPPAERLYPVVDDLLDDWRQAHLDEGADVRVVGHRWSERSHDVKTFLARNHVPYQWLDIDRDEEGRRLLDLAGAQPEDLPLVLVPDAEPLRSPTTSAVADALGLRTRAEQPLYDLCIVGAGPAGLAAAVYAASEGLRTVVVEREAPGGQAGQSASIENYLGFPRGLSGADLAHRAVAQAARFGAEMVLARDVASFEVRGPVRAVRFDDGAEIEARALVVATGVSYRRLAAPGLAELTGRGVYYGATASEAVQCEGDEVYVVGAANSAGQAVLNLARYAKRVVMMVRGTGLEDTMSSYLVARIGETPNVEVRLRTEVVGGRGDGHLEAVTIADRASGREEEVAASWLFVFIGASPRTDWLGGDVARDDKGFVVTGQDLLTTAKGSWSLARAPFALETSVPGVFAAGDVRLDSMKRVASAVGEGAMSVYLVHRYLATV from the coding sequence ATGACGAAGCCGACGATCCTCACCGTCGACGACGACCCGACCGTCTCCCAGGCGATCACCCGGGACCTCCGGTCGCGCTACGGCGCCGACTACCGCGTCGTGTGGGTCACGTCGGGGGCCGAGGCGCTCGAGCTGATCGCCGAGCTGACCCTCAAGGGCCGGCCGGTCGCCCTGATCGCGAGCGACCAGCGGATGCCCGAGATGACCGGCATCCAGATGCTGGCGCAGGCGCGAACCCAGGTGCCCGACGCCAAGTTCCTCCTGCTGACCGCCTACGCCGACACCGACGTGGCGATCAGGGCGATCAACGACATCGGGCTCGACTACTACCTGCTCAAGCCGTGGGACCCGCCGGCCGAGCGTCTCTACCCCGTCGTCGACGACCTGCTCGACGACTGGCGCCAGGCCCACCTCGACGAGGGCGCCGACGTGCGCGTCGTCGGGCACCGCTGGTCCGAGCGCAGCCACGACGTCAAGACCTTCCTGGCCCGCAACCACGTGCCGTACCAGTGGCTGGACATCGACCGCGACGAGGAGGGCCGGCGGCTGCTCGACCTGGCCGGGGCGCAGCCCGAGGACCTGCCGCTGGTCCTGGTGCCCGACGCCGAGCCGCTGCGCTCGCCGACGACGTCGGCGGTCGCCGACGCGCTCGGCCTGCGCACCCGCGCCGAGCAGCCGCTCTATGACCTGTGCATCGTCGGCGCCGGCCCGGCCGGGCTCGCCGCCGCCGTCTACGCCGCGTCCGAGGGCCTGCGGACCGTCGTCGTCGAGCGCGAGGCGCCGGGGGGACAGGCGGGGCAGAGCGCCTCGATCGAGAACTACCTGGGCTTCCCCCGCGGGCTCTCCGGTGCCGACCTGGCGCACCGCGCGGTCGCGCAGGCGGCGCGGTTCGGGGCCGAGATGGTGCTGGCGCGCGACGTCGCGTCCTTCGAGGTCCGCGGGCCGGTGCGCGCCGTGCGCTTCGACGACGGTGCCGAGATCGAGGCGCGGGCCCTCGTGGTCGCGACCGGCGTCTCCTACCGCCGGCTCGCGGCGCCCGGGCTCGCCGAGCTCACCGGGCGCGGCGTGTACTACGGCGCGACCGCGAGCGAGGCGGTCCAGTGCGAGGGCGACGAGGTGTACGTCGTCGGGGCGGCCAACTCGGCCGGCCAGGCGGTGCTCAACCTGGCCCGCTACGCCAAGCGGGTCGTCATGATGGTCCGCGGCACCGGCCTCGAGGACACCATGTCGAGCTACCTCGTGGCGCGCATCGGCGAGACGCCCAACGTGGAGGTGCGGCTGCGCACCGAGGTCGTCGGGGGCCGGGGCGACGGCCACCTCGAGGCGGTCACGATCGCCGACCGGGCGTCCGGCCGTGAGGAGGAGGTGGCGGCCTCCTGGCTGTTCGTCTTCATCGGCGCGTCGCCGCGCACCGACTGGCTGGGCGGTGACGTCGCGCGCGACGACAAGGGGTTCGTTGTCACCGGGCAGGACCTGCTGACCACCGCCAAGGGCTCGTGGTCGCTCGCCCGCGCCCCGTTCGCGCTCGAGACCAGCGTGCCCGGCGTGTTCGCGGCCGGTGACGTGCGGCTCGACTCCATGAAGCGGGTCGCGTCCGCCGTCGGCGAGGGTGCGATGTCGGTCTACCTCGTCCACCGCTACCTGGCGACGGTGTAG
- a CDS encoding GNAT family N-acetyltransferase, producing the protein MPGPEERTDRLTIEPLRPQHADELHAALADPAVHRFIGTSGPWTAEAVRARLERVAAGPPAGSSEVWLNYAVRREARLVGRLESTVHGRLAEIAYLFDPAVSGRGYGTEAVEWLLGHLAREHGVTEAWATTDPGNEASVRLLRRTGFAQVDEVHPDVGSYDEGDRVFRRLLG; encoded by the coding sequence GTGCCCGGTCCCGAGGAGCGCACCGACCGCCTCACCATCGAGCCGTTGCGGCCGCAGCACGCCGATGAGCTGCACGCCGCCCTCGCCGACCCTGCCGTGCACCGCTTCATCGGGACGAGCGGGCCGTGGACGGCGGAGGCGGTGCGAGCCCGCCTCGAGCGGGTGGCGGCCGGGCCGCCGGCGGGGTCGTCGGAGGTCTGGCTCAACTACGCCGTACGTCGCGAGGCCAGACTGGTCGGCCGGCTGGAGTCGACCGTGCACGGGCGGCTCGCCGAGATCGCCTACCTCTTCGACCCGGCCGTGTCCGGACGGGGCTACGGGACCGAGGCCGTGGAGTGGCTGCTCGGCCACCTCGCCCGCGAGCACGGGGTCACCGAGGCATGGGCGACAACCGACCCGGGCAACGAGGCGTCGGTCCGGCTGCTGCGCCGGACCGGCTTCGCGCAGGTGGACGAGGTGCACCCCGACGTGGGTTCCTACGACGAGGGCGACCGGGTGTTCCGTCGCCTGCTCGGCTGA
- a CDS encoding MmcQ/YjbR family DNA-binding protein — translation MADADDVRRIALALPHVVEIDSDGFDFRIGNKGFVWSWPERRPGRPRVIRTDVAVLFVGDEAEKQALLLGEPDVFFTAPGYEEAPLVLLRLAAVDEARLAELVTDAWRMRAPAELAGQ, via the coding sequence ATGGCCGACGCCGACGACGTACGCCGGATCGCGCTCGCCCTGCCGCACGTCGTCGAGATCGACAGCGACGGCTTCGACTTCCGGATCGGCAACAAGGGCTTCGTCTGGTCGTGGCCGGAGCGCCGCCCCGGCCGGCCGCGGGTGATCCGGACCGACGTCGCGGTCCTCTTCGTGGGCGACGAGGCCGAGAAGCAGGCGCTGCTCCTCGGCGAGCCGGACGTGTTCTTCACCGCTCCGGGCTACGAGGAGGCGCCCCTCGTCCTGCTGCGGCTGGCCGCAGTGGACGAGGCGCGCCTCGCGGAGCTGGTCACCGATGCCTGGCGGATGCGCGCCCCGGCCGAGCTCGCCGGTCAGTGA
- a CDS encoding MMPL family transporter: MSTVTKPEIGQRVADPRPTATRRVSAAERLAHWSIRHRWQALLLWLLLVAVAVVGGGAAGTRLLTDGEVGAGESGRADRQLEQAGYPADITERVLLQARSGEQLTPAAAREVAGDLRQRLVELPEVDRVGPLVRSDDGRSAVLPVVLDVDGATGTAAEDVADTRIEAVQAATADVARAHRDLTVAGVGDASINHAINATVADDFQRAETLSLPVTLGILLLTFGALFAAGIPVLLALSAVATAIGFAALVSHLFPVSDTLSSVILLIGMAVGVDYSLFYVRRSREERAKGADRRQAIDIAAATSGRAVVVSGIAVVVAMAGLLLAGNAVFSSMAVGTMLVVAVAVLGSLTVLPAVLSLLGDKVDRPRIPLLHRLRRPGGGRFWPTVMRVVLARPMVSMLVAGAALLALAAPVLGMRLGESGADSLPRSIPELRTYDAMTAAFPETGFAHTVVVWSGADRPLDEPAVRAALGDLAGAADRTGRFTGAAQATVDVAPDGRTATLDLPMEGDFNSEQAQQGLDTLRDELVPPLQENLPGAEVAVTGDTAGSADFTATLSSHLPLVFGFVLVVSFLVLVLAFRSVVVAATAVALNLLSVGAAYGLMVLVFQHGVGADLLGVQASGFVVDWVPLFLFVILFGLSMDYHVFVVSRIREAHELGAPTREAVAQGVTRSAGVVTSAAAVMIGVFSIFATLSLIEFEQMGVGLAAAVLIDATIVRAVLLPATMAVLGRRNWWLPGWLDRVLPAAH; the protein is encoded by the coding sequence ATGAGCACCGTCACGAAGCCGGAGATCGGCCAGCGGGTCGCCGATCCCCGCCCGACCGCCACCCGGCGGGTTAGCGCCGCCGAGCGCCTCGCGCACTGGAGCATCCGGCACCGCTGGCAGGCACTCCTGCTCTGGCTGCTGCTCGTCGCGGTCGCCGTGGTCGGCGGCGGCGCGGCCGGCACCCGGCTCCTCACCGACGGAGAGGTCGGCGCCGGCGAGTCCGGCCGGGCCGACCGCCAGCTCGAGCAGGCGGGCTACCCAGCGGACATCACGGAGCGGGTGCTGCTCCAGGCCCGGTCCGGCGAGCAGCTGACGCCGGCAGCGGCGCGCGAGGTCGCCGGCGACCTGCGACAGCGGCTCGTCGAGCTGCCGGAGGTCGACCGGGTGGGGCCCCTCGTCCGGTCCGACGACGGGCGGTCGGCCGTGCTGCCTGTCGTCCTCGACGTCGACGGCGCGACCGGCACCGCCGCCGAGGACGTGGCGGACACCCGCATCGAGGCGGTGCAGGCGGCGACCGCCGACGTCGCCCGGGCCCACCGCGACCTGACCGTCGCCGGGGTCGGCGACGCGTCGATCAACCACGCCATCAACGCGACGGTGGCCGACGACTTCCAGCGCGCGGAGACCCTCAGCCTCCCGGTGACCCTCGGCATCCTGCTGCTCACCTTCGGCGCGTTGTTCGCCGCCGGCATCCCGGTGCTGCTCGCCCTGTCGGCGGTGGCCACGGCGATCGGCTTCGCCGCGCTGGTCTCGCACCTGTTCCCGGTCAGCGACACGCTGAGCAGCGTCATCCTGCTGATCGGGATGGCGGTCGGGGTCGACTACTCGCTGTTCTACGTGCGCCGGTCCCGCGAGGAGCGCGCCAAGGGGGCCGACCGCCGGCAGGCCATCGACATCGCCGCCGCCACCAGCGGCCGTGCGGTCGTCGTCTCCGGCATCGCGGTCGTGGTCGCCATGGCCGGCCTGCTGCTGGCCGGCAACGCGGTGTTCAGCTCGATGGCCGTCGGCACCATGCTGGTCGTCGCCGTCGCCGTCCTCGGCTCGCTGACCGTCCTGCCCGCCGTGCTCTCGCTGCTCGGGGACAAGGTGGACCGGCCGCGGATCCCGCTCCTGCACCGCCTCCGGCGGCCGGGTGGGGGGCGGTTCTGGCCGACCGTGATGCGGGTGGTGCTCGCCCGGCCGATGGTCTCGATGCTCGTTGCCGGAGCGGCGCTGCTCGCCCTGGCGGCACCCGTGCTCGGCATGCGGCTGGGGGAGTCGGGAGCGGACTCGCTGCCGCGCTCCATCCCCGAGCTGCGCACCTACGACGCCATGACGGCCGCCTTCCCCGAGACCGGCTTCGCGCACACGGTCGTGGTGTGGTCCGGCGCCGACCGGCCGCTGGACGAGCCCGCGGTCCGGGCCGCCCTGGGGGACCTGGCCGGCGCCGCCGACCGGACCGGCCGGTTCACCGGCGCGGCGCAGGCGACGGTCGACGTCGCGCCGGACGGTCGCACCGCCACGCTCGACCTGCCGATGGAGGGCGACTTCAACAGCGAGCAGGCGCAGCAGGGCCTGGACACCCTGCGCGACGAGCTGGTGCCGCCGCTGCAGGAGAACCTGCCTGGGGCGGAGGTCGCGGTGACCGGTGACACCGCCGGGTCGGCGGACTTCACCGCGACGCTGAGCTCGCACCTGCCGCTGGTGTTCGGCTTCGTCCTCGTCGTGAGCTTCCTGGTGCTGGTGCTGGCCTTCCGGTCGGTGGTGGTCGCCGCGACCGCGGTCGCCCTGAACCTGCTCTCGGTCGGCGCGGCCTACGGCCTGATGGTCCTGGTGTTCCAGCACGGTGTCGGCGCGGACCTGCTCGGGGTGCAGGCGAGCGGGTTCGTCGTGGACTGGGTGCCGCTGTTCCTCTTCGTCATCCTGTTCGGCCTCTCGATGGACTACCACGTGTTCGTGGTCAGCCGGATCCGCGAGGCGCACGAGCTCGGCGCACCCACCCGCGAGGCGGTGGCCCAGGGCGTGACCCGCTCCGCCGGGGTCGTCACCAGCGCGGCAGCGGTGATGATCGGCGTCTTCAGCATCTTCGCGACGCTGTCCCTCATCGAGTTCGAGCAGATGGGCGTCGGCCTGGCAGCCGCCGTGCTGATCGACGCCACGATCGTGCGGGCGGTGCTGCTGCCGGCCACGATGGCCGTGCTCGGGCGGCGTAACTGGTGGCTGCCCGGCTGGCTGGACCGGGTCCTTCCTGCGGCTCACTGA
- a CDS encoding sensor histidine kinase, with protein MLTRWVLRPLLELGYLVAGLFTGVVTFTLVVTSLALSVGLMPVFLLGIPVLTATIWLVHGLAAMERGRAAALLDVELPGRPLRAVPEGGWVRRTFVRARSVEFWKEAGYCLLLLPLGTVSFALVVSFWSAAAAGILLPLYVDRLPGDEAVSWLDWSSTAEVWAGVAAGVVMLLLARLLSAAFTLAQVRLAHALLSPSEADALRLQVTRLTETRARVVDAADAERRRIERDLHDGAQQQLVALAMNLGRARAKFEDDPQGARELVDQAHQDAKDSITELRNVIRGVHPAVLTDRGLDAALSSVAARSPVPVRLDVDVPQRPSPTAEAVAYFVVSEALTNVARHARARHVDVHVEREGDRLLLSVADDGVGGAAERPGSGLAGLRDRVQAVDGTFHLTSPPGGGTTMTVEVPCGS; from the coding sequence GTGCTGACCAGGTGGGTGCTCCGGCCGTTGCTGGAGCTGGGCTATCTCGTCGCCGGGCTGTTCACCGGCGTCGTGACGTTCACGCTGGTCGTCACCTCCCTGGCGCTGTCGGTCGGGCTCATGCCGGTCTTCCTGCTCGGCATCCCCGTGCTCACGGCCACCATCTGGCTGGTCCACGGGCTGGCCGCGATGGAGCGCGGGAGGGCCGCCGCGCTGCTCGACGTCGAGCTGCCCGGCCGGCCGCTGCGGGCGGTGCCCGAGGGCGGGTGGGTCCGGCGGACCTTCGTCCGCGCCCGCTCGGTGGAGTTCTGGAAGGAGGCCGGCTACTGCCTCCTCCTCCTGCCGCTCGGCACCGTCTCGTTCGCGCTCGTGGTGTCGTTCTGGTCGGCGGCGGCCGCCGGCATCCTCCTGCCGCTGTACGTCGACCGGCTGCCCGGTGACGAGGCGGTCAGCTGGCTGGACTGGTCGTCCACGGCGGAGGTCTGGGCGGGCGTCGCGGCCGGCGTGGTGATGCTGCTCCTGGCCCGCCTGCTCTCGGCCGCCTTCACCCTGGCGCAGGTGCGCCTGGCGCACGCGCTGCTGTCCCCCAGCGAGGCCGACGCGCTGCGGCTGCAGGTCACCCGGCTGACCGAGACCAGGGCCCGCGTCGTCGACGCCGCCGACGCCGAGCGGCGGCGCATCGAGCGCGACCTGCACGACGGGGCGCAGCAGCAGCTGGTCGCGCTCGCGATGAACCTCGGCCGGGCCAGGGCCAAGTTCGAGGACGACCCCCAGGGGGCGCGCGAGCTCGTCGACCAGGCGCACCAGGACGCCAAGGACTCGATCACCGAGCTGCGAAACGTCATCCGCGGCGTGCACCCGGCCGTGCTCACCGACCGCGGGCTCGACGCGGCGCTGTCGTCGGTCGCGGCCCGCTCGCCGGTGCCGGTGCGGCTCGACGTCGACGTGCCGCAGCGCCCGTCGCCGACGGCGGAGGCCGTCGCCTACTTCGTGGTCAGCGAGGCCCTGACCAACGTCGCCCGGCACGCGCGGGCCAGGCACGTGGACGTGCACGTCGAGCGCGAGGGCGACCGACTGCTCCTGTCGGTCGCCGACGACGGTGTGGGCGGCGCGGCCGAGAGGCCCGGGAGCGGCCTGGCGGGGCTGCGCGACCGCGTGCAGGCCGTCGACGGCACCTTCCACCTGACCAGCCCGCCGGGAGGCGGCACGACGATGACCGTGGAGGTCCCGTGCGGGTCGTGA
- a CDS encoding response regulator transcription factor encodes MRVVIAEDSVLLRQGLVHLLTDAGMEVVAAVDDADRLLRVVDEHLPDICVVDIRMPPTHTDEGVRAALVIRAQHPDVSVLMLSQYVEERYATDLIASHTSGFGYLLKDRVADVTEFVEAVRRVADGGTALDPEVVSQLLVRSRRVDPLAGLTPRETDVIRLMAEGRSNAGIAAELVVSEGAVEKHVSSIFTKLGLPPAEQDHRRVLAVLRWLDGTGE; translated from the coding sequence GTGCGGGTCGTGATCGCGGAGGACTCGGTGTTGCTGCGCCAGGGTCTCGTGCACCTGCTCACCGACGCGGGCATGGAGGTCGTCGCGGCGGTCGACGACGCCGACCGGCTGCTGCGCGTGGTCGACGAGCACCTGCCCGACATCTGCGTCGTCGACATCAGGATGCCGCCGACGCACACCGACGAGGGTGTGCGCGCCGCGCTGGTCATCCGCGCGCAGCACCCGGACGTGTCGGTGCTGATGCTGAGCCAGTACGTCGAGGAGCGCTACGCCACCGACCTCATCGCGTCCCACACCAGCGGCTTCGGCTACCTGCTGAAGGACCGGGTCGCCGACGTCACGGAGTTCGTCGAGGCGGTGCGCCGGGTCGCCGACGGCGGCACCGCGCTGGACCCCGAGGTCGTGTCCCAGCTGCTCGTGCGGAGCCGGCGGGTCGATCCCCTGGCCGGGCTGACGCCCCGGGAGACCGACGTCATCCGGCTGATGGCCGAGGGCCGGTCGAACGCCGGGATCGCCGCCGAGCTCGTCGTCAGCGAGGGTGCCGTCGAGAAGCACGTGAGCTCGATCTTCACCAAGCTCGGCCTGCCGCCGGCCGAGCAGGACCACCGCCGGGTGCTGGCAGTGCTCCGCTGGCTGGACGGCACAGGAGAGTGA
- a CDS encoding DUF4097 family beta strand repeat-containing protein, with protein sequence MSTQAPAPPRPPARTSGPGGSGGRTALRILVVALGLAVVAWNAVAVASLLSRATESREATFGGVKVLMLDLGFEEVDVTGSASADEVTVDRGWHWSLGEPEIVTRQVGDRLVVGSSCPWTPGLPCTGWVHLTVPADVTVTGGVTDNHLTLRELTGPVDLSTSDGGITARDVSGPLRLTSRDGTIEGSGIRSARVEASTSDGSVRLAFADPPRSVRATSRDGSVQLTLPDDRTAYHVTVSTKDGSSDVTVPTDPTAPRRITASTSDGDVDIASAG encoded by the coding sequence ATGTCCACCCAGGCTCCCGCCCCGCCCCGCCCGCCGGCCCGGACCAGCGGCCCCGGGGGCTCCGGCGGCCGCACCGCCCTGCGCATCCTCGTCGTCGCCCTCGGCCTGGCGGTCGTGGCCTGGAACGCGGTCGCGGTGGCCAGCCTGCTGTCCCGCGCGACCGAGAGCCGCGAGGCCACGTTCGGCGGCGTGAAGGTGCTCATGCTCGACCTCGGCTTCGAGGAGGTCGACGTGACGGGGTCGGCGTCGGCGGACGAGGTGACCGTGGACCGCGGTTGGCACTGGTCGCTGGGCGAGCCGGAGATCGTGACCCGTCAGGTCGGCGACCGGCTCGTCGTCGGGTCGTCGTGCCCCTGGACGCCCGGCCTCCCGTGCACCGGCTGGGTGCACCTGACCGTGCCCGCCGACGTGACGGTGACCGGTGGCGTCACCGACAACCACCTGACGCTGCGCGAGCTCACCGGCCCGGTCGACCTGTCCACGTCGGACGGCGGCATCACCGCGCGCGACGTCTCGGGACCTCTGCGGCTCACGTCCCGGGACGGGACTATCGAGGGCTCCGGGATCCGGTCGGCCCGGGTCGAGGCGTCGACGTCGGACGGGTCGGTGCGGCTGGCCTTCGCCGACCCGCCACGGTCGGTGCGGGCCACCTCGCGGGACGGTTCGGTGCAGCTGACGCTGCCCGACGACCGGACCGCCTACCACGTGACCGTGTCGACCAAGGACGGGTCGAGCGACGTCACGGTGCCGACCGACCCGACCGCCCCGCGGCGCATCACGGCGAGCACCAGCGACGGGGACGTCGACATCGCGTCAGCAGGCTGA